One window from the genome of Oryza glaberrima chromosome 3, OglaRS2, whole genome shotgun sequence encodes:
- the LOC127765129 gene encoding uncharacterized protein At1g76660-like produces the protein MKGSGGGGGSSLLLGLSCGFRHYSCLICVAGAGFGEWEGDLGVDGPEQPRLQIRKGYRGATGAVVARGSSSTRPANGAVAINAAAPAVGSAPAEVARFHSQPPQQDRQSRWAGCFSALSCFGSQKGGKRIVPAARIPDGNASTSRGNAHQSGSNSNQNVALNLSLLAPPSSPASFSNSAIPSTAQSPNRFLSISANSPGGPTSNMFAVGPYANEPQLVSPPVFSTYTTEPSTAPLTPPPELTHATTPSSPDVPYARFLFSAMDLKTAGKDHNMPYLSTAYSGGSGLQASYPLYPESPSSSLISPASATPRTGLSSPIPEQEVPTAHWKTSRSACDTPYSRASPIPEQEVPTAQWKTSRSACDTPYSRNSPSNIFGLDSAASRNYMLDNNFFRPAASAQFYLDQAQQSFPYNNGGRISVSRDKQDAEEVEAYRASFGFSADEIVTTQAYVEIPDALDEGFSISPFGNNAPATEVDKPLFNVKVTTSPKKSADQLSNDSPHNVVHLDIFKGTKGGDLSEDEGVVKDCHPFRKAMDEISLKPIEVRKKVQPGQSSSSDAEIEYRRARSLREANGVLSWRSTLARQLQ, from the exons ATGAAGGGAtctgggggtggtggtggctccTCGCTGCTCTTGGGTTTATCTTGTGGTTTCCGGCATTACTCGTGCTTGATCTGCGTGGCTGGAGCTGGATTCGGGGAGTGGGAAGGGGATCTTGGGGTGGATGGC CCGGAGCAACCGCGGCTTCAAATCAGAAAAGGCTACAGGGGAGCAacaggggcggtggtggcgcgcggcagcagcagcaccaggcCGGCCAATGGCGCAGTTGCCATCAATGCTGCCGCGCCGGCGGTTggctcggcgccggcggaggtggCCAGATTCCACTCCCAACCACCACAACAGGATAGG CAGAGTAGATGGGCTGGCTGTTTTTCTGCCTTGTCATGTTTTGGATCAcagaagggtggaaaacgaatAGTTCCTGCAGCACGTATACCTGATGGCAATGCGTCAACTAGTCGTGGAAATGCACACCAATCTGGTAGCAATTCCAACCAAAATGTGGCTCTGAATTTATCTCTTCTTGCTCCACCATCTTCTCCGGCGTCCTTCTCAAATTCTGCAATTCCTTCAACTGCCCAGTCACCTAATCGCTTCTTGTCAATATCTGCAAACTCTCCTGGTGGGCCAACATCTAATATGTTCGCTGTTGGGCCGTATGCTAACGAGCCTCAGCTTGTCTCACCTCCAGTCTTCTCAACTTACACAACTGAGCCTTCCACAGCACCACTGACCCCTCCACCTGAACTAACTCATGCAACTACTCCCTCCTCTCCAGATGTTCCATATGCTCGGTTTCTTTTTTCAGCTATGGATCTTAAAACTGCTGGCAAGGATCACAACATGCCGTACTTATCTACAGCATATTCCGGAGGTTCAGGACTCCAGGCATCTTATCCACTTTACCCAGAAAGCCCTTCTAGCAGCCTCATATCGCCTGCTTCAGCAACTCCAAGGACTGGTCTTTCATCACCTATCCCTGAGCAAGAGGTGCCTACTGCACATTGGAAGACATCTAGGTCCGCCTGTGACACACCATATTCCAGGGCTTCACCAATACCTGAGCAAGAGGTCCCTACGGCACAGTGGAAGACGTCTAGGTCTGCCTGTGACACACCATATTCCAGGAATTCACCGTCCAATATTTTTGGGCTTGATTCAGCTGCTTCTAGAAACTACATGTTAGATAATAACTTCTTTCGGCCAGCTGCATCTGCCCAGTTCTACCTGGATCAGGCTCAGCAGTCATTTCCATATAATAATGGAGGAAGGATTAGCGTCTCAAGGGACAAACAAGACGCTGAGGAGGTTGAAGCATACAGAGCATCTTTTGGATTTAGCGCAGATGAAATCGTTACAACTCAAGCTTATGTGGAGATACCAGATGCGCTTGATGAGGGATTCAGTATATCTCCATTTGGAAACAATGCTCCTGCTACCGAGGTAGATAAACCACTCTTCAATGTAAAAGTGACCACAAGCCCAAAGAAATCTGCAGACCAGCTTTCCAACGACTCTCCACATAATGTGGTGCACTTGGACATATTCAAAG GAACAAAAGGAGGGGATCTATCTGAGGATGAAGGGGTCGTGAAAGATTGTCATCCTTTCAGAAAGGCGATGGATGAAATATCTCTAAAACCCATAGAAGTCAGGAAGAAAGTTCAGCCTGGACAGTCATCTTCTTCAGATGCAGAAATCGAGTACAGAAGGGCTAGGAGTTTAAGAGAAGCCAATGGAGTTTTGTCATGGCGCAGCACCCTGGCAAGGCAACTACAGTAA